In the Qipengyuania gelatinilytica genome, AGTTCGGCGAGGAATACATCATTCCTGCACCGTTCGATCCGCGCCTCATGGAGGTCGTTTCCTCGGCAGTCGCCAAGGCTGCGATGGACAGCGGTGTCGCCAAGGCTCCGATCGAGGATTTCGAAGCCTATCGCCACGCGCTCAAGGTCCGCCTCAACCCGACCACAGGCGCGCTGACGAATATCTACGAGCAGGCCAAGGCCAACCCCAAGCGGGTCGTATTCGCCGAGGCGGAAGAAGACGTGGCGCTGCGCGCTGCCATCCAGTTCCGCGATTACGGTTACGGCGAGCCGATCCTCGTCGGGCGAACCGACAAGGTTCTCGCCAAGTTGGAGGAACTGGGTGTCGATGATCCGGACGACTGGATCATCGAGAACTCGAACCTGTCGGACAAGGTGCCGGCGATGGTCGATTACCTCTACAAGCGGCTGCAGCGCCGCGGTTACACCGAGCGCGACGTTGCTCGCATGGTGAACCAGGAGCGTAACGTCTTTGCCGCCTTGCTGGTCGCCCTCGGCCACGGCGAGGCGATGATTTCCGGCCTTACCCGCACCTTCAGCCAGACGGCGCGCGAAGTGGCACGGGTGCTCGACCCGAAGCCCGGTGCGACCCCGTTCGGCATTCACATGATGGTCGGCAAGAACCACACCACCTTCCTTGCCGACACGACGATCAACGAGCGTCCGAGTGCGGCCGAACTGGCGCATATCGCCAAGGAAACCGCCGCCGTTGCACGGCGCATGGGTCACGAGCCGCGGGTTGCCTTCCTCTCCTATTCAACCTTCGGCAATCCATCGGGCCAGTGGCTCGGCAATATCCGCGATGCCGTGGCGCTGCTCGACGCCGACGAGGGCGTGAACTTCGAATATGAAGGCGAAATGGCGCCCGACGCTGCGCTGAATTCCAAGGTGATGGAACTTTATCCGTTCAGCCGCCTGTCGGGACCGGCGAATGTGCTGATCATGCCAGGCCTGCAATCGGCAAACCTGTCGGCCAAGCTGCTTCGCGAGCTGGGCGGCGAGACCACGATCGGCCCGATGATGGTCGGCATGGAAAAGCCGGTCCAGATCGCTCCGATGACCGCGATTGCGCCAGACGTGCTGACGCTGGCGGTGCTCGCCAGTGCTGGCGTGGTGGGTTAGGGTTCCTTACCAGGGACGAAGCCACTAGGGCGAACGAATGTATCAGGGCCTGTACCGTTTCATCCTCGCATCGATGGTCGTCTATGCGCACCTGCTTCCCAACGTCGCGGACGTGGGGAAGGCGGCGGTGGCCGGTTTCTTCATGTTGTCCGGCTTCCTCGTTACCCGGATCGTGAACGGGCGCTATTCCGACGGGTTGCGCGGTTTCGGTATCTTCGTGCTCAACCGTGCGCTGAGAATCTATCCGACCTTCTGGGTCTGCCTCGCCTTCGCTTTCGCAGCGATTGCCCTTTTCCCCACCGTTGCGGCCAATACCAACCCGCGCATGGTGCTGACATCGGACATCGGCGAGATCGCCAAGCAGATCCTGATCTTCGGCCAGCTGGGCCCCGAAGGGCGGGCACCGGTCGGCTGGATCTCGGTCGGCTGGAGCTTGTCGGTCGAGCTCGTCTATTATCTGCTGATCGCCACCGTCCTTGGCCGCTCCAAAATCGCGACCGCGCTCTGGCTCGTCTTCGGTATCGGTACGATGACCTACGCGATCGGGAATCTCGGCCTCGACGAAGCCTATTTCTCCTATCTCTACATCACGCTGGTTTTCGCCATTGGCGCAGCGCTCCACCACTTCGGCGAATGGTTCGACAAGGTGTTCTCGCTCATCGCCACCAAGGGCTCGCCCAAGACGGCGATCGCAGCGATTGCCCTGCTGCTGGCCTATGTCTTCTGGCAGGAGCCGATCGGGATATACATCTATCTCGAGACGCGTTCGATGGACGAAATCGCGCGCGTGTTGCCGCTCGATTCCATCTGGATTTTCTACGGCACTCTGCCCTTTGCCGCCTTCGCCATGTGGGCGACGCTCGCGGTGCGGGTCGACGATAGCTCCGTGCTGACAGGATCGAAGCTCGCCAGGGTTTCGGATTATCTCGGCGAATTGTCCTATCCCGTCTTCCTGCTCCATTTCGCCATGCTGATCATGGTCACCGGCCTCCTTGGCGGAACAGGCGGGCAGGGGCCGGAGCGCGTGCTGTGGCATTCGCTCGTCGCCATCCCGCTGGTCTATATCCTCGCCATGCTGGTGGTCCGTTTCGTCGAACAGCCGGTCCAGCGCCTGCGTGACAAGGTACGCGACCTGACCCACGGCAAGGTAGCCGATCCGCGGATCAAGGACGTCCAGGTCCCCTGATTGTCCGGCTGGTCGCAAAGTTGGTGCGGCCCGTCCGACCGTTCATCCTTTCGCAAGCGCGACGGCGCTCTGCATCCTTTCACGTGCAAGGGATCGCATGTGAAAGGATCGCAAATGAAAAAGATTATCGCACTCGCCGTCATCGGCGCTGGATTTGCTGCAACCCCCGCAATGGCAGATGATACGGAAGCCCCCGGCGGCTTCTACATCGGTGCTCTGGGCGGCTATGAAGGGGTCAATGTTGAATCGACCGACGGCACCGCCACGGCGACCGCCGATTCTGCAGTCTACGGTATCAATGCCGGTTATGACCTCAGCCTCGGCGGCGCATTCGTCGGCGTCGAGGGCGAGCTGTCGACCAGCGACGGTTCGACCAGCTTCCCGGGCAGCTTTGCTGGCGCTCGCGAAGGGCTGGAAACCAGCGGCCAGTATTATCTCGGTGCCCGTGCAGGCTTCGCCCTGACGCCCGGCATCGCCGCCTATGGCAAGGTCGGCTACACCTCGCTCGACACGACCGCGTTCACATCGAGCGGATCGCTGTCGGATCTCGAAGAGAATACCGACGGCATCCGCTATGGTGCGGGCATCCAGATCGAGCTGCCTTCCGCACTCGAAGCGCGCATCGAGTATCGTCGTTCGCAGTACAACGACCTCGCCGATATCGACCAGGGTGAGGCGACGACCGACCAGATCGTCGCCGGGATCGGCCTGCGCTTCTAAGCTAGATCTCGATCAGAACGGCAGGGCCTTGCCGGTGTAGTCGACATATGCGTAACCACCGCTCGCATTCTCGATGACATCGGCGAGGCCCTTTGCACTTTCCTCGACAGTGATGTGGGCATTGGGCCCGCCCATGTCGGTCTGCACCCAGCCGGGATGCAGCGAGAGAACGGCTACGTCGCGCTCCGACGCATCCTGCTCGGCGATGCCCTTCGCGAGCATGTTCTGCGCGGTCTTGCTCGTCCGGTAGAGCTCGTATCCGCCAGAGCTGTCCTCGATCGAACCCATGAGCGAACTCATGAAGGACAGCGAGCCGCCCTGCTTGATCTGGGGCAGCAGCTTCTTGCCGAGATGCGCGGGGCCGAAGGCGTTGGTCATCATCACTTCGGCAACCTCGTCCGGCGTCGCCTGCTCGCTCGACTGGTGCTTGGCGCCGGTGATGCCTGCATTGACGATCACCGCGTCGAATTCGCCCGCTACATTGCCGAAAGTCGAAGGGTCGGTGACGTCCAGCGTCTCGACCGCCACACCTTCGAGCGCGTGCAGGTCTTCGCTTTTCGAGCGCTCGGTGCCGGTGACATCCCAGCCGCGCGATTTGAACTCTTCTGCAAGGCCGAGGCCAATGCCGCGCGAGGCGCCGACGATGAGGACGTGTTTGGTCATTGTGGTGTCTCCTAGGCCGGATGGACCAGCGTTTTCAGGTTCATGAATTCATGCAGGCCGAAATCGGCCAGTTCGCGGCCATGTCCCGACCGCTTGATGCCGCCGAAGGGCGCTTCGATCCTCGATCCGTTGACTGCGTTGAACGTCGTCATGCCAGCCTCGATGGCGTTGGCGAAATGCTCTTTCTCGTCCTCGTCATTGGTCCAGACGGCCGAGCCGAGGCCATAGGGAATGGCGTTGGCGATGGTGGTCGCCTCGTCGATATCCTTTGCCTTGTAGAGCTGTCCGACGGGGCCGAAGATTTCGTCGGTCCCGGTATCGCTGGCAAGCGGCACATCGGTGAGCAGGCCGGCGGTCATCCAGGCGCCGGGCCGGTCGATCTTCTCGCCGCCGAAGACCAGTGTGCAACCTTCCTCCTGCGCCTTCTTCACCTGATCGAGGACGGTATCGCGCTGGCCTTCGCTGGAAAGCGGGCCGAGCTCGGTATCGTCGTTCATCGGATCGCCCAGTTTCACATCCTTCAGCGCGGTGATGAACCGGTCCGAGAATTCCTCGTAGATATCCGCGTGCACGATCGTGCGCTTGCCGCAGATGCAGGATTGGCCATTGTTCTGGATGCGGGCGAAGACCGCGTCCTTCACGGCCTGGTCGAGATCGGCGGAAGGCATCACGATGAAGGGATCGGTCCCGCCCAGTTCGAGCACCACCTTCTTGAGGTTCTTGCCCGCCCTTTCGGCCACGGCGCTTCCGGCGCCCTCGCTGCCGGTCAACGTGGCGGCCACGATGCGCGGGTCGTCGATGACCTTTCCGATCGGATCGGATGAAACACACAGGTTCTGGAACAAGCCTTCGGGGCCGCCTGCTTCGAGGACCAGTTCCTCCATCCGCTTCGCAACGCCCTGCACGATGCTCGCATGTTTGAGCACTCCGACATTCCCGGCAAGGATGGTCGGCGCGAGGAAGCGTACGACCTGCCAATAGGGGAAGTTCCACGGCATGACCGCCAGGACCGGGCCCTGTGGCAGCCACCGCGCCTCGGCCCTTCCGCCGTCGGACAGGTCCCAGAATCTGGAATCCAGCATCGGCGGGCCTTCTTTCGCATAATAGCGAAACAGGCTTGCGCATTTCCCGACTTCGCCACGGGCCTGCGTGATCGGCTTGCCCATCTCGGTGACGGCGAGCCGCGCAAGTTCTTCCTCGTTGTCTTCGTACAGGTCGCCGAGCGCGTTTAGCAGCTCGGTGCGCCGTTCCATCGGCGAATGCTTCCAATCGCTGTAGGCGCGCGACGCCTGTTCCAGTTTCCGGTCGATGCCGTTTTCGTCGAGCGTTTCGTATTCGGCGATGGTCTCGCCGGTCGCGGGATTGGTAGTGGTAATCAAGCGGAAGCTCCTCGGGTCTCTTTCCCACATAATGGGTACGAGGCGAGCGCGTTCCGCAAAGCCGCTTCGCAATCGCACCGCGGCGGGCTAGCTATCCCACATCAAGTCGATCGACAGCCAGCGCCACCGCTTCGCCATCCCGGACGACGTCCACTATCTCAACTGTGCCTATATGGCGCCTTTGTCCGATGGTGTTTCGAAGGCCATGGTCGAAGGTGCGATGCAGCCGCGCTGATGGCTTCCTTGCGCGAGGTGCTCTGAACCGCGTTACTTGCGGCGAAAACGGAAGTACCAGACCTCGTGGCCGTAGGTGGTGCGGGCCTTGTGCTCGTAGCGCGTCTCGCACCAGCCAGATGGCCGGTTTTCCCAGCTGTGGCGATCTTCCACGACCCATTCGAACACGTCGGTAAAGCGCCGCATCACCATGAGCGCGTGGCGCAAATAGACCGGATGGTCGGTGCCGAAACGGAATTCGCCGCCGGGCTTCAGCTTGTCTGCGAACATGCGCACCGGGCCATCGTTCATCATCCGGCGCTTGGCATGCTTGTTCTTCGGCCAGGGGTCGGGATGAAGCAGGTAAAGCATGGTGAGCGCGCCGTCGGGCACGCGGGCGAGGGCATCGAGCGCATCGCCATGGTGAATGCGAACATTCGCCAGGGTCCCCTCGTGCACATGCGTCAGCGCCTGTGCGACGCCGTTGAGGAAGGGCTCTGCACCGATGAAACCGTGATCGGGCAGCAGATCCGCGCGATAGGCCATGTGCTCGCCGCCACCGAAGCCGATTTCGAAATGGAGCGGTCGGTCGAAACCGAACAGCGTTTCCGACGTCACCGGACCTTTTGCAGGCACGGCGATCTGCGGCAGGAGCTTGTCCACCAGCTCTTGCTGGCCGGCGCGCAGGGGCTTGCCCTGGCTGCGGCCATAAAGCCGGTTGAGCGTGGTCGGATCGCCTTCCTTGAATGCTGACATGGCGTGCCCGCTAGGCGATTTTGGCGCGGATTGTCCAGCAATTCGGGGTTGAGGCGGGCAGGGGCCTTTCGCTAGGCGCAGCAGGCATATGGAAGACTTGCTCTACGACTACTTCGAACTCGCGCTCTGGCTGCAATCGCTGATTGCCCTGACGGGGCTCGCGCTGGTCGCGCTGCTGGTGAACTGGATCATCAAGCGCGTGCTGCTGCGCATGGCCGCACCCTATCTCGATACGCGCAGCCTGACGGCGGACAAGTCGGCTGCGTGGCTGGCAACGGTCATCCCGCTGCTCATCGTATCGCGCGGTATTCAGGCGGTGCCGAACCTGCCCGAAGAGGTGGTGACAGTAACGGTGAATGTCGCGCAGGCGTTCATCGTGTTTTCGGTGGCGATGGGGATCAACTGGGCTCTTAACTACGCCAACGAGCTTTATGCGCGCAGGCCCGAGGCACGCAGCCGCCCGATCAAGGGTTATGTGCAGGTCCTGAAGATCGCGGTCTTCTGCGGCGCGGCGATCCTCATGATCGCAGTGCTGATCGAACAGTCGCCCTTGCTGCTGCTGTCGGGCCTCGGCGCAATGGCAGCGGTCCTGCTGCTGGTCTTCAAGGACACGATCCTGAGCCTAGTTGCCAGTGTCCAACTGACCAGCAACGACATGCTGCGGGTCGGCGACTGGATCGAAATGCCCAGCATGAGTGCGGATGGCGACGTGATCGATATCGCGCTGCACACGGTGAAGGTCCAGAACTTCGACAAGACCATCACCACCATCCCCACGCACCGGCTTATTTCGGACAGCTACCGCAACTGGCGCGGGATGAGCGAAAGCGGCGGGCGGCGGATCAAGCGCAGCCTAGTGATCGACCAGAATTCCGTCCGCTTCCTAGGCGATGAGGAGCTCGCCGGTCTCAAGCGCTTCAAGCTGCTCGATGCCTACCTTGCCCGCAAGGAGGAAGAGATCGCCGAATGGAACCGGCACGAGCTGGCCAGCGGCATCGACGAGATCAACGCGCGGCGGATTACCAATATCGGGACGCTGCGCGCCTATGTGATTGCCTATCTGAAAAGCCATCCGCGGATTGCGGGCGAGGGTTTCACCCTGCTTGTCCGCCAGCTCCCGCCCGGACCGCAAGGCCTGCCGCTGGAGATCTACTGCTTTACCGATACTGTGGACTGGGGCGATTACGAGGCCATCCAGGCCGACATCTTCGACCACATGCTCGCGATCCTGCCGCAGTTCGGCCTGCGCATCTTCCAGGAGCCGAGCGGGCTTGATCTCGCGAACGGGCTGAAAGGCAATTCGCGCGACTAGATCGGCCTAGTGCGTGGTGTGGCGCCCGGCTTCGTCGCGGCGGTCCTGCTTCGCGGCGAAGCTGGTTTCGATGAGGCTGGTGAGGACATGCGGCATCACCGGTTTGCGCAGGATGCGATCGGGTTCGATCCCGTCCAGGCGTGCGGCGATGTCGTTGAGGTCCCATCCCGTCACCAGGATGGTGAACATGTCCGGGCTGGCCTGCTTGAC is a window encoding:
- a CDS encoding NADP-dependent malic enzyme encodes the protein MAEEKQTGFTTREALFYHETIRPGKIEIIASKPMATQRDLALAYSPGVAAPVEAIAEDPQNAARYTARSNLVAVISNGTAILGLGNLGALASKPVMEGKAVLFKRFADVDSIDLELDTEDPEAFINAVALMEPSFGGINLEDIAAPECFIIEQALREKMNIPVMHDDQHGTAIISAAGLINACHLTGRDLDKVKMVVNGAGASALACTALIKAMGVRHENVIVCDRTGPIYPGRENVDQWKSAHAVETEARSLEEALEGADVFLGLSAAGALKPEWVEKMADKPIIFAMANPTPEIMPEEAKAVRPDAIIATGRSDYPNQVNNVLGFPFIFRGALDVQATSINEEMKIAAAQAIAELARERVPEEVAAAYGVSHQFGEEYIIPAPFDPRLMEVVSSAVAKAAMDSGVAKAPIEDFEAYRHALKVRLNPTTGALTNIYEQAKANPKRVVFAEAEEDVALRAAIQFRDYGYGEPILVGRTDKVLAKLEELGVDDPDDWIIENSNLSDKVPAMVDYLYKRLQRRGYTERDVARMVNQERNVFAALLVALGHGEAMISGLTRTFSQTAREVARVLDPKPGATPFGIHMMVGKNHTTFLADTTINERPSAAELAHIAKETAAVARRMGHEPRVAFLSYSTFGNPSGQWLGNIRDAVALLDADEGVNFEYEGEMAPDAALNSKVMELYPFSRLSGPANVLIMPGLQSANLSAKLLRELGGETTIGPMMVGMEKPVQIAPMTAIAPDVLTLAVLASAGVVG
- a CDS encoding acyltransferase family protein, encoding MYQGLYRFILASMVVYAHLLPNVADVGKAAVAGFFMLSGFLVTRIVNGRYSDGLRGFGIFVLNRALRIYPTFWVCLAFAFAAIALFPTVAANTNPRMVLTSDIGEIAKQILIFGQLGPEGRAPVGWISVGWSLSVELVYYLLIATVLGRSKIATALWLVFGIGTMTYAIGNLGLDEAYFSYLYITLVFAIGAALHHFGEWFDKVFSLIATKGSPKTAIAAIALLLAYVFWQEPIGIYIYLETRSMDEIARVLPLDSIWIFYGTLPFAAFAMWATLAVRVDDSSVLTGSKLARVSDYLGELSYPVFLLHFAMLIMVTGLLGGTGGQGPERVLWHSLVAIPLVYILAMLVVRFVEQPVQRLRDKVRDLTHGKVADPRIKDVQVP
- a CDS encoding outer membrane protein, with product MKKIIALAVIGAGFAATPAMADDTEAPGGFYIGALGGYEGVNVESTDGTATATADSAVYGINAGYDLSLGGAFVGVEGELSTSDGSTSFPGSFAGAREGLETSGQYYLGARAGFALTPGIAAYGKVGYTSLDTTAFTSSGSLSDLEENTDGIRYGAGIQIELPSALEARIEYRRSQYNDLADIDQGEATTDQIVAGIGLRF
- a CDS encoding SDR family NAD(P)-dependent oxidoreductase — protein: MTKHVLIVGASRGIGLGLAEEFKSRGWDVTGTERSKSEDLHALEGVAVETLDVTDPSTFGNVAGEFDAVIVNAGITGAKHQSSEQATPDEVAEVMMTNAFGPAHLGKKLLPQIKQGGSLSFMSSLMGSIEDSSGGYELYRTSKTAQNMLAKGIAEQDASERDVAVLSLHPGWVQTDMGGPNAHITVEESAKGLADVIENASGGYAYVDYTGKALPF
- a CDS encoding NAD-dependent succinate-semialdehyde dehydrogenase, giving the protein MITTTNPATGETIAEYETLDENGIDRKLEQASRAYSDWKHSPMERRTELLNALGDLYEDNEEELARLAVTEMGKPITQARGEVGKCASLFRYYAKEGPPMLDSRFWDLSDGGRAEARWLPQGPVLAVMPWNFPYWQVVRFLAPTILAGNVGVLKHASIVQGVAKRMEELVLEAGGPEGLFQNLCVSSDPIGKVIDDPRIVAATLTGSEGAGSAVAERAGKNLKKVVLELGGTDPFIVMPSADLDQAVKDAVFARIQNNGQSCICGKRTIVHADIYEEFSDRFITALKDVKLGDPMNDDTELGPLSSEGQRDTVLDQVKKAQEEGCTLVFGGEKIDRPGAWMTAGLLTDVPLASDTGTDEIFGPVGQLYKAKDIDEATTIANAIPYGLGSAVWTNDEDEKEHFANAIEAGMTTFNAVNGSRIEAPFGGIKRSGHGRELADFGLHEFMNLKTLVHPA
- the trmB gene encoding tRNA (guanine(46)-N(7))-methyltransferase TrmB codes for the protein MSAFKEGDPTTLNRLYGRSQGKPLRAGQQELVDKLLPQIAVPAKGPVTSETLFGFDRPLHFEIGFGGGEHMAYRADLLPDHGFIGAEPFLNGVAQALTHVHEGTLANVRIHHGDALDALARVPDGALTMLYLLHPDPWPKNKHAKRRMMNDGPVRMFADKLKPGGEFRFGTDHPVYLRHALMVMRRFTDVFEWVVEDRHSWENRPSGWCETRYEHKARTTYGHEVWYFRFRRK
- a CDS encoding mechanosensitive ion channel family protein gives rise to the protein MEDLLYDYFELALWLQSLIALTGLALVALLVNWIIKRVLLRMAAPYLDTRSLTADKSAAWLATVIPLLIVSRGIQAVPNLPEEVVTVTVNVAQAFIVFSVAMGINWALNYANELYARRPEARSRPIKGYVQVLKIAVFCGAAILMIAVLIEQSPLLLLSGLGAMAAVLLLVFKDTILSLVASVQLTSNDMLRVGDWIEMPSMSADGDVIDIALHTVKVQNFDKTITTIPTHRLISDSYRNWRGMSESGGRRIKRSLVIDQNSVRFLGDEELAGLKRFKLLDAYLARKEEEIAEWNRHELASGIDEINARRITNIGTLRAYVIAYLKSHPRIAGEGFTLLVRQLPPGPQGLPLEIYCFTDTVDWGDYEAIQADIFDHMLAILPQFGLRIFQEPSGLDLANGLKGNSRD